In Myxococcus virescens, a single window of DNA contains:
- a CDS encoding adenylate/guanylate cyclase domain-containing protein, with protein sequence MKTANLAIVFTDIKGFTERTSRQTLEENQRLLQVHEALLAPLFKAFGGRIVKSIGDAYLVTFESPTQAVLSGIAIQDRLWHHNRTVEVSEQIHVRVAINVGEVRLDGNDIFGEPVNIAARVEGIAEAGEVYFTEAVYLAMNKAEVPSKEVGAYELKGIPGKIRVFHVPRAPYRVEAPAASVIAETPGSETMPPFGNLALSRVAEASSPGAQVDLSVLGQRAAAGAAVISQRAAAGATVLGQQAAELGRQARTVGGSLFSRGMATLPPQVQKHRMLVGVGAAVVLAGVAMLTFSGDETVRAIKAVERAPEEERTALAKDARTLIMKEEDSGRRNFLLGRLTEATGKPDDALKVYATAVKAGSRAAEDRLIEMLSHARCDVRSDAASTVGRLQLKRAVSALEDLKSDGGPDDGVRTGLFGISKCDSKAAADSALKGFKER encoded by the coding sequence TTGAAGACCGCCAACCTCGCCATCGTCTTCACCGACATCAAGGGCTTCACCGAGCGGACCAGCCGGCAGACGCTGGAGGAGAACCAGCGCCTGCTCCAGGTCCACGAGGCCCTGCTGGCGCCGCTGTTCAAGGCGTTTGGCGGGCGCATCGTCAAGTCCATCGGTGACGCGTACCTCGTCACCTTCGAATCGCCCACCCAGGCGGTGCTCAGCGGCATCGCCATCCAGGATCGGCTGTGGCACCACAACCGGACGGTGGAGGTGTCGGAGCAGATTCACGTCCGCGTGGCCATCAACGTGGGCGAGGTGCGGCTGGACGGGAACGACATCTTCGGCGAGCCCGTCAACATCGCCGCCCGGGTGGAGGGCATCGCCGAGGCGGGCGAGGTGTACTTCACCGAGGCCGTCTACCTGGCGATGAACAAGGCCGAGGTGCCTTCCAAGGAAGTGGGCGCCTACGAGCTGAAGGGCATCCCGGGGAAGATTCGCGTCTTCCACGTGCCCCGGGCGCCGTACCGCGTGGAGGCTCCCGCGGCCAGCGTCATCGCCGAGACGCCGGGCTCCGAAACGATGCCGCCCTTCGGGAACCTGGCCCTGTCCCGCGTGGCGGAGGCTTCGTCACCGGGGGCGCAGGTGGACCTGTCCGTGCTGGGGCAGCGGGCCGCGGCGGGCGCAGCGGTCATCAGCCAACGCGCGGCCGCGGGTGCCACGGTGCTGGGCCAGCAGGCCGCGGAGCTCGGGCGGCAGGCGCGCACGGTGGGCGGTTCGCTCTTTTCGCGCGGCATGGCGACGCTTCCGCCGCAGGTCCAGAAGCACCGGATGCTGGTGGGCGTGGGCGCGGCCGTCGTGCTCGCGGGCGTCGCGATGCTGACGTTCAGTGGCGACGAGACGGTGCGCGCCATCAAGGCGGTGGAGCGGGCGCCGGAGGAGGAGCGGACCGCGCTGGCCAAGGACGCCCGGACCCTCATCATGAAGGAGGAGGACTCCGGGCGGCGCAACTTCCTGCTGGGCCGTCTGACGGAAGCGACGGGCAAGCCCGATGACGCGCTGAAGGTCTACGCCACGGCCGTGAAGGCCGGCAGCCGCGCCGCGGAGGACCGCCTCATCGAGATGCTGTCGCATGCGCGATGCGACGTGCGCTCGGATGCGGCGTCCACGGTAGGCCGGCTCCAGCTGAAGCGGGCGGTGAGCGCGCTGGAGGACCTGAAGTCCGACGGTGGGCCCGATGACGGGGTGCGGACGGGCCTGTTCGGCATTTCCAAGTGCGACTCGAAGGCGGCCGCGGACAGTGCGCTCAAGGGCTTCAAGGAGCGTTGA